In one Deinococcus fonticola genomic region, the following are encoded:
- a CDS encoding VF530 family DNA-binding protein, whose amino-acid sequence MSDPLHGVTLERIVTHLFDEYGWDELAHRVPVKCFQSNPSVTSSLKFLRKTPWAREQVEGEYVKLLHREDANPVIEAVKRGQPVNTAGVSQSKLHAGLGWMLRHVPQNAENLRLYFLPILAAVQDVNFWPDSETMPLINLTIEKLHLGAGDDEIGFLAELVKRGADVNGTRFWPPLMHTVDVEGQAYRTHTRAPRMDVLDLLLAHGAKPELRDAQGRTALQIAQAYGLKAAIQRLTPEPVEKSRRRVEP is encoded by the coding sequence ATGTCTGACCCCCTGCACGGCGTCACTTTGGAACGCATCGTCACGCATCTTTTCGACGAGTACGGCTGGGACGAACTGGCCCACCGCGTCCCAGTCAAGTGTTTCCAATCGAATCCCAGTGTGACGAGCAGCCTGAAGTTTCTTCGCAAAACGCCGTGGGCGCGGGAGCAGGTGGAAGGCGAGTATGTCAAGCTCCTGCACCGTGAGGACGCCAACCCGGTGATCGAGGCCGTGAAGCGCGGGCAGCCTGTCAACACGGCGGGCGTGAGCCAGAGCAAACTGCACGCGGGCCTGGGCTGGATGCTGCGGCACGTGCCGCAGAACGCCGAGAACCTGCGCCTGTACTTCCTGCCCATCCTGGCGGCGGTGCAGGACGTGAATTTCTGGCCCGACTCGGAGACCATGCCGCTCATTAACCTGACCATCGAAAAATTGCACCTGGGCGCAGGCGACGACGAAATCGGTTTCCTGGCGGAACTGGTGAAGCGCGGCGCAGACGTGAACGGCACGCGCTTCTGGCCGCCGCTGATGCACACCGTGGACGTGGAGGGTCAGGCGTACCGCACTCACACCCGCGCCCCGCGAATGGACGTGCTGGACTTGCTGCTGGCGCACGGCGCGAAACCGGAACTCCGGGACGCTCAGGGCCGTACTGCGTTACAGATCGCGCAGGCTTACGGCTTGAAGGCGGCGATTCAGAGGCTCACACCGGAACCGGTCGAGAAGTCGCGGCGTCGAGTGGAACCGTGA
- a CDS encoding DnaJ C-terminal domain-containing protein: MAYKDYYDVLGVSRGASDADIKSAYRKLAKQYHPDKNQGDEKAADKFKEIGEAYAVLNDPEKRKVYDQFGHTGQVPPGYDTGGFQGGDFGGFDGSQFSDFFQDLFGRAAQGGAGRRGGVSTNFGGMPGAGGAGFPGGGQVNLEDLLGGLGGAGQSRRFVQNVEGELQVTLAEAYHGSDEVINVDGKRLSLRVPAGTRDGARLRLAGQGPGGGDVLLTIRVLEDANFELEGDDLTTSVDVPAPVAALGGDVKVRTLGGTTGNLSIPAGSSGGRKMRLRGQGWPKKGGGHGDLYVRLNLTVPKTLSDREKELYQQLRDLQS, translated from the coding sequence ATGGCTTACAAGGACTATTACGACGTGCTGGGCGTGTCCCGCGGCGCGTCTGACGCGGACATCAAATCCGCCTACCGCAAGCTGGCCAAGCAGTATCACCCCGACAAGAACCAGGGGGACGAGAAGGCCGCCGACAAGTTCAAGGAGATCGGCGAAGCCTACGCGGTGCTGAACGACCCCGAGAAACGCAAGGTGTACGACCAGTTCGGGCACACCGGGCAGGTGCCGCCGGGGTACGACACCGGGGGCTTCCAGGGCGGGGATTTCGGCGGGTTCGACGGCAGTCAGTTCAGTGATTTCTTCCAGGATTTGTTCGGGCGGGCGGCCCAGGGCGGAGCCGGGCGGCGCGGCGGCGTGTCGACCAACTTCGGTGGGATGCCGGGGGCCGGGGGCGCGGGGTTTCCCGGCGGCGGTCAGGTGAACCTGGAGGACTTGCTGGGGGGCCTGGGCGGGGCGGGGCAGTCGCGGCGCTTCGTGCAGAACGTGGAAGGCGAGTTGCAGGTCACGCTGGCCGAGGCTTACCACGGTTCCGACGAAGTGATCAACGTGGACGGCAAGCGCCTGAGTCTGCGGGTTCCGGCGGGCACGCGCGACGGAGCGCGGCTGCGCCTGGCGGGCCAGGGGCCAGGCGGGGGAGATGTCCTGCTGACCATCCGGGTGCTGGAGGACGCGAACTTCGAGCTGGAGGGTGACGACCTGACCACCTCGGTGGACGTGCCCGCACCGGTGGCCGCGCTGGGCGGGGACGTGAAGGTTCGCACGCTGGGCGGAACGACCGGGAACCTGAGCATCCCGGCGGGCAGCAGCGGCGGGCGTAAGATGCGCCTGCGCGGGCAGGGCTGGCCGAAAAAAGGGGGCGGCCACGGCGACCTGTACGTTCGCCTGAACCTGACGGTTCCGAAAACCCTGAGTGACCGGGAGAAGGAGCTTTACCAGCAGTTGCGCGATTTGCAGTCCTGA
- the hemW gene encoding radical SAM family heme chaperone HemW: protein MSFPALDPVVRHLYVHVPFCPSICPYCDFHVLTRRAGLVEAYLAKLAGEAARLADTFDIDLDTVYVGGGTPSFLRDTEITQLTDTVRRFLGWGRVENTLEINPGTVNASRADLWRGVGFDRASVGVQSLDDPTLKFLGRTHSAGQAREAIGTLLGRGFRVSGDLITAVPGQPLDADIHGLVGLGVGHVSAYTLTIEPGTEFARRGVTVHEDDEQAGFERTEELLTAHGFMRYEISNYARPGQESRHNLAYWHGRTYLALGPGAAGHYPATAAWPGPHPPLTLRRTNPHLHEWLAGEEGENLPIDAVEYVTDALFMGLRLRSGIDLSDLSRRSGLDVLDRYGPVIQRNVQRGLLVQEGTNLRATPAGWWVLNRVVTEFLEA from the coding sequence GTGTCTTTTCCGGCTCTCGATCCTGTGGTGCGGCATCTGTACGTGCATGTGCCGTTCTGCCCGAGCATCTGCCCGTACTGTGATTTTCATGTGTTGACGCGCCGGGCCGGCCTGGTGGAAGCGTACCTGGCGAAGCTGGCCGGGGAAGCCGCGCGCCTGGCCGACACTTTCGACATCGACCTGGACACGGTTTACGTGGGTGGCGGCACCCCCAGTTTCCTGCGGGACACGGAGATCACGCAGCTGACAGACACGGTGCGCCGCTTCCTCGGCTGGGGCCGGGTGGAGAACACGCTGGAGATCAACCCCGGAACAGTCAATGCGTCACGGGCAGACCTGTGGCGGGGTGTGGGGTTCGACCGGGCGTCCGTGGGGGTACAGAGCCTGGACGACCCCACGCTGAAGTTTCTGGGCCGCACGCACAGCGCCGGGCAGGCGCGTGAAGCCATCGGCACACTGCTGGGGCGCGGGTTCCGGGTCAGTGGCGACCTGATCACGGCGGTGCCAGGGCAACCGCTGGACGCCGACATTCACGGCCTGGTGGGGCTGGGCGTGGGCCACGTGAGCGCCTACACGCTGACCATCGAACCCGGAACGGAATTTGCCCGGCGCGGCGTGACCGTGCACGAGGACGATGAACAGGCAGGCTTTGAACGCACCGAGGAACTGCTGACCGCCCACGGCTTCATGCGCTACGAAATCAGCAATTACGCGCGGCCCGGCCAGGAATCCCGGCACAACCTGGCCTACTGGCACGGGCGCACGTACCTGGCTCTGGGGCCAGGAGCCGCCGGGCACTACCCGGCAACGGCGGCCTGGCCCGGCCCCCACCCCCCCCTGACCCTGCGCCGCACCAATCCGCACCTGCACGAATGGCTGGCCGGCGAAGAGGGGGAAAATCTGCCGATAGATGCGGTGGAGTACGTTACGGACGCGCTGTTTATGGGCCTGCGCCTGCGCTCCGGGATTGATCTGAGTGACCTGTCGAGGCGCAGTGGCCTGGATGTGCTGGACAGGTACGGCCCGGTTATTCAGCGCAACGTGCAGCGCGGCCTGCTGGTGCAGGAAGGCACGAACTTGCGGGCCACGCCTGCCGGGTGGTGGGTGCTCAACCGCGTGGTCACGGAATTTCTGGAAGCTTGA
- a CDS encoding DUF421 domain-containing protein, whose amino-acid sequence MSEVAQKVQPLDWQRMFIGDTDALFLLEIALRTSIIFLWLLFLLRVTGKRGLAQLSPLELAIVIGLGSAAGDPMFYPEVPLLHAMLVLALVVGLQRLLAHFVIHNETIETFVEGTPVELVRDGVMLHRGLERAKLSREDLFESLRAEHVRQLGQVQRAYFEQDGHLSVFLYPDGKAPPGLPVVPPWDLELPAPASPGHPGPLACLNCGRVQEAAGTCACGEHHWVAATTDPLA is encoded by the coding sequence ATGAGTGAAGTGGCACAGAAGGTACAGCCGCTGGACTGGCAGCGCATGTTCATCGGGGACACGGACGCGCTGTTCCTGCTGGAAATCGCGCTGCGCACCAGCATTATTTTCCTGTGGCTGCTGTTTCTGCTGCGCGTCACCGGCAAGCGCGGGCTGGCGCAACTCAGTCCGCTGGAACTGGCTATCGTGATCGGGCTGGGGTCGGCGGCGGGCGACCCGATGTTCTACCCGGAAGTGCCGCTGCTGCACGCCATGCTGGTGCTGGCACTGGTGGTGGGGTTGCAGCGTCTGCTGGCACACTTCGTGATTCACAATGAAACGATTGAAACCTTTGTGGAAGGCACGCCGGTCGAGCTGGTGCGTGACGGCGTGATGCTGCACCGGGGGCTGGAACGCGCCAAACTCAGCCGGGAAGACCTGTTCGAGTCGCTGCGGGCCGAGCACGTGCGGCAACTGGGACAGGTGCAGCGCGCTTACTTCGAGCAGGACGGGCACCTCTCGGTCTTTCTTTACCCAGACGGGAAAGCCCCACCGGGCCTGCCGGTGGTGCCACCGTGGGATCTGGAACTGCCGGCCCCGGCCTCGCCCGGCCACCCCGGCCCGCTGGCCTGCCTGAACTGCGGGCGCGTGCAGGAGGCGGCCGGAACCTGTGCCTGCGGCGAGCACCACTGGGTAGCCGCCACCACCGACCCGCTGGCCTGA
- a CDS encoding nucleotide exchange factor GrpE — MTDDNKKNGQPENENIKFDAEPVAETDNMDEDADFQMPEGFPDMDADLMDAGMLGQVQEMMGKLQKADELEKENADLKNRLGRLAADFEGYRNRTGIETAEAEGKGVSKAAEALMPVYDDVERALTAGVDDPAKLIPGVQAVQSKVLSIFATLGLEATGREGETFDPQWHEAIQVVPGDEDEVIVQCYQLGFKMGDRLVRPARVVVSRKG; from the coding sequence ATGACCGACGACAACAAGAAAAACGGCCAACCCGAGAACGAGAACATCAAATTCGACGCCGAACCCGTCGCCGAAACGGACAACATGGACGAGGACGCCGACTTCCAGATGCCCGAGGGCTTCCCCGACATGGATGCCGATTTAATGGATGCCGGCATGCTGGGGCAGGTGCAGGAGATGATGGGCAAACTCCAGAAGGCCGACGAACTGGAGAAGGAAAACGCCGACCTGAAAAACCGCCTGGGCCGCCTGGCCGCTGACTTCGAGGGCTACCGCAACCGCACCGGAATCGAGACCGCCGAAGCCGAAGGCAAAGGGGTCAGCAAAGCCGCCGAAGCCCTGATGCCCGTGTACGACGACGTGGAACGCGCCCTAACCGCAGGCGTGGACGACCCCGCCAAACTGATTCCCGGCGTGCAGGCCGTGCAGAGTAAAGTCCTGAGCATTTTTGCCACCCTGGGTCTGGAAGCCACCGGACGTGAAGGCGAGACCTTCGACCCGCAGTGGCACGAAGCCATTCAGGTCGTGCCCGGCGACGAGGACGAAGTGATCGTGCAGTGTTACCAGCTCGGCTTCAAGATGGGCGACCGGCTGGTGCGCCCGGCGCGGGTCGTGGTGAGCCGCAAGGGGTAA
- a CDS encoding CBS domain-containing protein, whose product MTTLKEIMTKDLTTVDGKTTLREVAQKMKTEDIGNVLIMDGDTLVGIVTDRDIVVRAVADGKDTNAPVSEFATRDVFTMPCKTTVEEAARAMAEKQLRRLPVTDTETGNIGGIVSLADLSTRTSGNADQKALEGISQPG is encoded by the coding sequence ATGACCACTTTGAAAGAAATCATGACGAAAGACCTGACGACGGTTGACGGCAAGACGACTTTGCGCGAAGTGGCGCAGAAAATGAAAACCGAGGACATCGGCAACGTGCTGATCATGGACGGCGACACCCTGGTAGGCATCGTGACCGACCGGGACATCGTGGTGCGCGCGGTGGCAGACGGTAAAGACACGAATGCGCCCGTAAGCGAATTTGCCACGCGGGACGTGTTCACCATGCCCTGCAAGACCACCGTGGAGGAAGCCGCCAGAGCCATGGCCGAGAAGCAGTTGCGCCGCTTGCCCGTGACCGACACGGAGACCGGCAACATCGGGGGCATCGTCAGTCTGGCCGACCTGTCTACCCGTACAAGCGGAAACGCGGATCAGAAGGCACTGGAAGGCATCAGCCAGCCTGGTTGA
- a CDS encoding winged helix-turn-helix domain-containing protein, with protein MSHVVVIEDESTVREVLRFHLERAGLRVTAFESTRGTEDALHSADVLVLDWMLPGESGLSFLRRVRSEPELRRLPVLMLTARAAEAERVEGLETGADDYLTKPFSAAELVARVRALLRRTQPDAPQTMSNGPLNIDISAAEAKVGSRRLNLTRREFDLLAFMTQNVGRVYSRTELLDRVWGADFLGGERTVDQHVTQLRAHLEDEPSRPAFLETVRGKGYRMRAWTEDDMT; from the coding sequence ATGAGCCATGTGGTTGTAATTGAAGACGAAAGCACAGTGCGGGAGGTGCTGCGCTTTCACCTGGAGCGTGCTGGGCTGCGCGTCACCGCCTTCGAATCGACCCGTGGCACCGAAGACGCCCTGCACAGCGCCGACGTGCTGGTGCTCGACTGGATGCTGCCGGGCGAGAGCGGCCTGAGCTTCCTGCGCCGGGTGCGCTCCGAGCCGGAACTGCGCCGCCTGCCGGTGCTGATGCTCACCGCCCGCGCCGCCGAGGCCGAGCGGGTCGAGGGCCTGGAAACCGGCGCGGACGATTACCTCACCAAACCCTTCAGCGCCGCCGAACTCGTGGCCCGCGTGCGCGCCCTGCTGCGCCGCACCCAGCCGGACGCGCCACAAACCATGAGCAATGGCCCCCTCAACATCGACATCAGCGCCGCCGAAGCGAAAGTCGGGAGCCGCCGCCTCAACCTCACCCGCCGGGAATTCGACCTGCTGGCCTTCATGACCCAGAACGTCGGGCGCGTGTACTCCCGCACCGAACTGCTCGACCGGGTGTGGGGCGCGGATTTCCTGGGTGGAGAACGCACCGTGGATCAGCATGTCACGCAACTGCGCGCTCATCTGGAAGACGAACCCAGCCGCCCCGCCTTCCTGGAAACCGTGCGCGGCAAGGGTTACCGCATGCGGGCCTGGACGGAGGATGATATGAC
- the dnaK gene encoding molecular chaperone DnaK, translating to MAKAVGIDLGTTNSVIAVMEGGRPEVIVNAEGGRTTPSVVAYKGDERLVGQIARRQAALNPAATLFEVKRFIGRRWDEVKEEAGRSPFTVKEGPGGSVRITVNGQDLAPEQVSAEVLRKMVADASAKLGQKITDAVITVPAYFDNSQREATKQAGEIAGLNVLRVINEPTAAALAYGLEKKGNETVLVFDLGGGTFDVTILELGDGVFEVKSTAGDTHLGGADFDHRIVDWLAEEFQKEHNFDLRKDKQALQRLIEAAEKAKIDLSNASETTISLPFITFDPETRTPMHLERTLTRAKFEELTADLLRRVRKPVEQALSDAKLDASKIDEVILVGGSTRIPAVKRIVQEITKKTPNESVNPDEAVALGAAVQAGIIQGDASLGDIVLVDVTPLTLGVEVKGGMIAPMITRNTTVPAKKTEIYTTAENNQPGVEINVLQGERPMASDNKSLGRFKLEGIPPMRAGQPQIEVTFDIDANGILHVTAKEKTSGKESSIRIENTTTLDKSDVERMVKEAEQNAAADKTRKEKVEKRNQLDSLRVQAIQQIEENEGAAQDAKDKLKAAADEAEEAVRSDDDTKIADAQKKLEEELRTFMTAQQQAGQGQADAGQGQVQSQPKADDDVIDADFKPAE from the coding sequence ATGGCTAAAGCTGTTGGAATCGACCTCGGCACCACCAACTCCGTCATCGCCGTCATGGAAGGCGGACGCCCCGAAGTTATCGTGAACGCTGAAGGTGGCCGTACCACCCCCAGTGTCGTCGCCTACAAAGGTGACGAGCGTCTGGTCGGGCAGATCGCCCGCCGTCAGGCCGCCCTGAACCCCGCCGCGACCCTGTTTGAAGTCAAGCGCTTCATCGGCCGCCGCTGGGACGAAGTGAAAGAAGAAGCCGGACGCAGCCCCTTCACCGTGAAGGAAGGCCCCGGCGGCAGCGTGCGCATCACCGTGAACGGCCAGGATCTGGCCCCCGAGCAGGTCAGCGCCGAAGTCCTGCGCAAAATGGTCGCCGACGCCAGCGCCAAACTGGGTCAGAAAATCACCGACGCGGTGATTACCGTGCCCGCGTACTTCGACAACAGCCAGCGCGAAGCCACCAAGCAAGCCGGGGAAATTGCCGGCCTGAACGTGCTGCGCGTTATCAACGAACCCACCGCCGCGGCCCTGGCCTACGGCCTGGAGAAGAAAGGCAACGAAACTGTGCTGGTGTTCGACCTGGGGGGCGGCACGTTCGACGTGACCATCCTGGAACTGGGCGACGGCGTGTTCGAAGTGAAATCCACCGCCGGCGACACCCACCTGGGCGGCGCGGACTTCGACCACCGCATCGTGGATTGGCTGGCCGAGGAGTTCCAGAAGGAGCACAACTTCGACCTGCGCAAGGACAAGCAGGCCCTGCAACGCCTCATCGAAGCGGCTGAAAAGGCCAAGATCGACCTGTCGAACGCCTCCGAGACCACCATCTCGCTGCCCTTCATCACCTTCGACCCGGAAACGCGCACCCCCATGCACCTGGAGCGCACCCTGACCCGCGCCAAGTTCGAGGAACTGACCGCCGACCTGCTGCGCCGCGTGCGTAAGCCCGTCGAGCAGGCCCTCAGCGACGCGAAACTGGACGCCAGCAAGATTGACGAAGTGATCCTGGTGGGCGGCAGCACCCGCATTCCGGCGGTCAAGCGCATCGTGCAGGAAATCACCAAGAAGACCCCCAACGAGTCGGTCAACCCCGACGAAGCCGTGGCCCTCGGTGCCGCCGTGCAGGCCGGGATCATCCAGGGCGACGCCAGCCTGGGCGACATCGTGCTGGTCGACGTGACCCCGCTGACCCTGGGCGTGGAAGTCAAGGGCGGCATGATCGCCCCCATGATCACCCGCAACACCACCGTCCCCGCCAAGAAGACCGAGATCTACACCACCGCCGAGAACAACCAGCCCGGCGTGGAAATCAACGTCCTGCAAGGCGAACGCCCCATGGCCAGCGACAACAAGAGCCTGGGCCGCTTCAAACTCGAAGGCATTCCCCCCATGCGGGCCGGACAGCCCCAGATCGAAGTGACCTTCGACATCGACGCCAACGGTATTCTGCACGTCACCGCAAAGGAAAAAACCAGCGGCAAGGAAAGCAGCATCCGCATCGAGAACACCACCACCCTCGACAAGAGCGACGTCGAGCGCATGGTGAAGGAAGCCGAGCAGAACGCCGCCGCCGACAAGACCCGCAAGGAAAAAGTCGAGAAGCGCAACCAGCTCGACAGCCTCCGCGTGCAGGCCATCCAGCAGATCGAGGAAAACGAGGGTGCCGCCCAGGACGCCAAGGACAAACTGAAAGCCGCCGCCGACGAGGCCGAAGAAGCCGTCCGCAGCGACGACGACACCAAGATCGCCGACGCCCAGAAGAAACTGGAAGAAGAACTGCGCACCTTCATGACCGCCCAGCAGCAGGCCGGGCAAGGCCAGGCGGACGCCGGACAGGGACAGGTCCAAAGCCAACCCAAAGCCGACGACGACGTGATCGACGCCGACTTCAAACCCGCGGAGTAA
- the surE gene encoding 5'/3'-nucleotidase SurE: MTAKRKRVLVANDDGIFSPGIKALGLALAEVADVVVVAPDVEQSAVGHGITIRRPLRFKHTASAGFGNVPAYRVDGTPADCVVLGYHLLGQPDLVVSGINIGPNLGDDLTHSGTVAAAIEGMALGVPSIAFSQQSGADGEYNFAAGAAFAANLALKVLERGLPRRTLLNVNFPHGDAKGVRVTRVGEHRWEDSIVTRIDPEGREYHWVAGTSRAEDAHDLETDYGAVQAGYVSVTPVRLDLTARDLLREVEGYVPDLA; the protein is encoded by the coding sequence ATGACAGCGAAACGCAAACGGGTGCTGGTGGCGAATGACGACGGCATTTTTTCACCGGGTATCAAGGCGCTGGGGCTGGCGCTGGCGGAGGTGGCGGACGTGGTGGTGGTCGCGCCGGACGTGGAGCAGTCGGCGGTGGGCCACGGCATCACCATTCGCCGCCCGCTGCGTTTCAAGCACACGGCCTCGGCGGGCTTCGGGAATGTTCCCGCATACCGCGTGGATGGCACGCCTGCCGATTGCGTGGTGCTGGGCTATCACCTGCTGGGGCAGCCCGATCTGGTGGTCAGCGGCATCAACATCGGCCCGAACCTGGGCGATGACCTGACGCACTCCGGCACGGTTGCGGCGGCCATCGAGGGCATGGCACTGGGGGTGCCCAGCATCGCCTTCAGCCAGCAGAGCGGCGCGGACGGCGAGTACAATTTTGCGGCTGGCGCGGCGTTCGCGGCGAACCTGGCCTTAAAGGTACTGGAGCGCGGCCTGCCCCGGCGCACGCTGCTGAACGTGAACTTTCCGCACGGCGACGCGAAAGGTGTGCGGGTCACGCGCGTCGGTGAGCACCGCTGGGAGGACAGCATCGTCACGCGTATCGACCCGGAGGGGCGCGAGTACCACTGGGTCGCCGGTACCAGCCGCGCCGAGGACGCGCACGACCTTGAAACCGATTACGGCGCGGTGCAGGCGGGCTACGTGAGCGTCACCCCGGTGCGCCTCGACCTGACCGCCCGCGACCTGCTGCGGGAAGTAGAGGGGTACGTCCCGGACCTCGCCTGA